A genomic segment from Malus domestica chromosome 05, GDT2T_hap1 encodes:
- the LOC103407022 gene encoding protein PAT1 homolog yields MEGFESRGSIQEAASSIPQDLNQLQLNSSGEVFDASQYAFFGKDSVEEVELGGLDEEEAPVGFDEEEFLYNRQEVDISLSDIDDLSLTFEKLNKDVSGTRSAGVIGDRGSRESSSAAEWAQEHFPNWIDEEILDAESTQDGKRWSSHPYSSARPADSMPLYRTSSYPEPQQQQLQQQQHQHFSSEPILVPKSAFTSYPPPGGRPQQASPNRQASHLNPYLSGGPQGGLSSPNLSPYSSSQLQLNGLPHVSHFGGNLPQLNPGLSNSRPQKQWANQSGVYGDHPGLMNNLLQQQLAHQNGLVPPQLMHQQQSQPQDPRLHHPVQPSFANLSVMQSQLFNPHLSASPPLVSKFEAMLGMGDLGDQRPKSAQKVRPNMRFSQYGFDTGSHRREGGWPQFRSKYMTADEIENILRMQLAATHSNDPYVDDYYHQFCLSRKSAGAKLKHHFCPTQLRDLPPRARANTEPHAFLQVDALGRVPFSSIRRPRPLLEVEPPNSSSPGNTEQKVFEKPLEQEPMLAARVAIEDGLCLLLDVDDIDRFLQFNQLQDGGTQVRRRRQALLEGLAGSLQLVDPLGNNGPTVGLHKDDLVFLRLVSLPKGRKLLAKYLQLLFPGGELMRIVCMAIFRHLRFLFGSYPSDPVAAETTNILARVVSSCARGMDLGALSACLAAVVCSSKQPPLRPLGSPAGDGASLILNSVLERATELLTDPHAASNYNMTNRQLWQASFDEFFGLLTKYCVNKYETVMQSLLMQAPPNVAIIGSDAARAIGREMPVELLRASLPHTDEHQRQLLLDFTQRSMPIGSSSSGDGGNGSHMNSESVLS; encoded by the exons GAGAGGTATTCGACGCATCGCAGTATGCATTTTTTGGTAAAGATTCTGTTGAGGAAGTTGAATTGGGAGGTTTAGATGAAGAGGAGGCTCCAGTTGGGTTTGATGAGGAGGAGTTTCTGTATAATAGACAAGAG GTTGACATATCTCTATCTGATATTGATGACCTATCATTAACCTTTGAAAAG TTAAACAAGGATGTTAGTGGAACTAGGAGTGCTGGAGTAATTGGTGATAGAGGATCCAGAGAAA GTTCATCTGCTGCTGAGTGGGCGCAGGAGCATTTTCCTAACTGGATTGATGAAGAGATACTTGATGCTGAAAGCACTCAGGATGGGAAACGATGGTCTTCACACCCATATTCTTCAGCTCGTCCAGCAGACTCGATGCCTTTGTATAGAACTTCTTCATATCCTGAGCCCCAACAACAGCagctgcagcagcagcagcatcaaCATTTTTCCAGTGAACCAATTCTGGTGCCGAAATCAGCTTTCACTTCTTATCCACCTCCAGGTGGCAGACCTCAGCAGGCTTCGCCAAACCGCCAAGCAAGCCACCTGAACCCATATCTTTCTGGTGGGCCCCAGGGGGGGTTGTCTTCACCAAACCTATCTCCTTACTCTAGCTCTCAACTTCAACTGAATGGATTACCTCATGTATCGCATTTTGGTGGAAATTTGCCTCAGCTTAACCCTGGTCTCTCTAATAGCCGACCCCAAAAGCAATGGGCCAATCAAAGTGGTGTTTATGGAGATCATCCGGGTCTTATGAACAATTTGTTGCAACAACAGCTAGCTCATCAGAATGGTTTAGTGCCTCCACAATTGATGCATCAGCAACAGTCACAACCACAGGATCCTAGACTGCATCATCCAGTTCAGCCATCATTTGCTAATTTGTCGGTAATGCAGTCTCAACTGTTTAACCCCCATCTTTCTGCATCCCCGCCCTTGGTGAGCAAGTTTGAAGCAATGCTTGGTATGGGTGATCTTGGAGATCAAAGGCCAAAATCAGCTCAGAAAGTTAGACCGAATATGCGTTTTTCTCAATATGGATTTGATACAGGTAGCCACAGGAGGGAAGGTGGGTGGCCACAATTTAGGTCCAAGTATATGACAGCtgatgaaattgaaaatatacTCCGAATGCAGCTAGCTGCAACACACAGCAATGACCCATATGTCGATGATTACTACCACCAGTTTTGCCTTTCAAGAAAATCTGCTGGGGCCAAGTTGAAACACCATTTCTGCCCAACTCAATTAAGGGATCTTCCTCCTCGAGCACGAGCTAATACTGAACCACATGCTTTTCTCCAGGTTGATGCTCTTGGGAGAGTCCCCTTCTCCTCAATACGGAGGCCTCGCCCTCTTCTTGAAGTTGAGCCTCCAAATTCATCTAGCCCTGGCAACACTGAACAAAAGGTTTTTGAGAAGCCGCTAGAGCAGGAGCCAATGCTTGCTGCTAGGGTTGCAATTGAGGATGGGCTTTGTCTTCTCCTGGATGTGGATGACATTGATCGTTTTCTACAATTCAATCAACTCCAAGATGGTGGAACCCAAGTGAGGCGTCGGCGGCAGGCCTTGCTTGAAGGACTTGCAGGATCTCTTCAATTAGTTGACCCACTTGGCAACAATGGCCCCACGGTTGGGCTTCATAAGGATGATCTTGTATTTCTAAGGTTAGTCTCACTTCCCAAGGGCCGGAAGCTCCTGGCAAAGTACCTGCAGCTTTTATTTCCCGGTGGTGAGCTCATGCGAATAGTCTGTATGGCCATCTTTCGTCATTTAAGGTTCTTGTTTGGTAGCTACCCTTCTGATCCAGTGGCTGCAGAAACTACAAATATTCTTGCAAGGGTTGTTTCATCATGTGCTCGAGGTATGGACCTTGGTGCACTTAGTGCCTGTCTTGCAGCAGTGGTTTGTTCCTCAAAGCAACCCCCGCTTCGCCCCCTTGGAAGCCCTGCAGGAGATGGGGCCTCTCTTATCCTCAATTCAGTTCTTGAGAGGGCAACTGAACTCTTAACTGATCCTCATGCTGCAAGCAACTACAATATGACCAATCGGCAACTTTGGCAGGCCtcctttgatgaattctttggCCTTCTGACCAAGTACTgtgtaaataaatatgaaaCTGTAATGCAGTCACTGCTAATGCAGGCCCCTCCGAATGTGGCTATTATTGGCTCAGATGCAGCCAGGGCAATTGGTCGTGAAATGCCAGTTGAACTGTTGCGTGCGAGCCTTCCTCACACTGATGAGCATCAGAGGCAGCTGTTGTTGGACTTCACGCAGCGGTCTATGCCCATAGGATCATCTAGCAGTGGTGATGGGGGAAATGGTTCTCACATGAATTCAGAGTCTGTGCTGAGTTGA